In Natronogracilivirga saccharolytica, the following are encoded in one genomic region:
- a CDS encoding ParB/RepB/Spo0J family partition protein, which yields MTKKVLGRGLGAFFPEYEDDQTSESGGSREHQVLKRVNITVELPVSDIRPNPHQPREDFDEIKLQELSDSIRQHGLIQPVTVRAISEDKFELISGERRLRATKMAGITTIPAYIREVDDDDIIAFALIENVQREQLNPIEVALGYKRLLEECDFTQDQVAKKLGKNRSTVTNMLRLLNLRPTIQSALKTNKISTGHARTLITIEDPKVQDKLLNKAIEEDWSVRQIEDAVRKLDQKKKSRNKLLKEKDQKDVHLMEISNRLRNKYSTRVQIKKKNKGGEIRLEYYSDDDFERLISLLESAQE from the coding sequence ATGACTAAGAAAGTTTTAGGAAGAGGTCTCGGAGCTTTTTTCCCGGAATATGAGGATGATCAAACCTCGGAGTCCGGCGGATCCAGGGAGCATCAGGTACTGAAAAGAGTAAATATTACCGTAGAGCTGCCCGTTTCGGATATCCGTCCTAACCCGCATCAGCCGCGTGAAGATTTTGATGAGATTAAACTGCAGGAGTTATCCGACTCCATCAGGCAGCATGGATTGATTCAGCCCGTAACCGTCAGAGCCATAAGTGAGGACAAGTTCGAGCTTATTAGCGGTGAGCGTCGTCTCAGGGCGACAAAAATGGCTGGAATCACAACCATACCTGCGTACATCCGCGAGGTCGATGATGACGACATCATTGCCTTTGCATTGATTGAAAATGTTCAGCGCGAACAGCTGAACCCAATCGAAGTAGCCCTCGGATACAAGAGGCTTTTGGAAGAATGCGATTTTACCCAGGACCAGGTCGCAAAAAAGCTGGGAAAGAACAGATCGACGGTTACCAATATGCTCAGGCTGCTGAATCTGCGTCCGACCATACAGTCTGCGCTTAAGACAAACAAGATCAGCACAGGCCATGCCCGGACCTTAATTACCATAGAAGATCCGAAAGTGCAGGATAAACTGCTGAACAAGGCCATTGAAGAGGACTGGTCGGTACGGCAAATAGAAGATGCCGTGCGCAAGCTGGATCAGAAGAAAAAGTCCCGCAACAAACTTCTGAAAGAAAAGGACCAGAAGGATGTGCATCTTATGGAGATATCAAACCGTTTGAGAAACAAGTACAGTACCAGGGTTCAGATAAAAAAGAAAAATAAAGGCGGTGAAATTCGCCTTGAATATTACTCTGATGACGATTTCGAAAGGCTCATATCACTGCTGGAATCGGCTCAGGAATGA
- a CDS encoding RNA polymerase sigma factor has product MMSQKSHTHLHQVDDHELVQRYRKHNDQEAFKQLLDRHQSKIYSYIYSMVGNAEIANDIFQETFTKVITKMDETYNEQGKWIAWVMRIAHNATIDYLRKKKRFVDVNAQDDPDYDFYDRLTDETLDDAQEVIEKGEAKNSLMKHISKLPKEQREVVMLRHYYEMSFKEIAELTNVSINTALGRMRYALINLRKMFDKEHGKEEKYVERR; this is encoded by the coding sequence ATGATGTCGCAAAAATCTCATACCCACTTGCATCAGGTTGATGACCACGAACTTGTGCAGCGTTATCGCAAGCACAATGATCAGGAGGCATTCAAGCAGCTCCTTGATCGTCATCAGTCCAAGATTTACTCCTACATCTACAGTATGGTCGGGAATGCAGAAATCGCAAACGACATATTTCAGGAGACATTTACCAAGGTCATCACCAAAATGGATGAGACTTACAACGAACAGGGTAAATGGATCGCCTGGGTTATGCGTATCGCGCACAATGCAACCATTGACTATCTGCGCAAGAAAAAGCGGTTTGTGGATGTAAATGCACAGGATGATCCTGATTATGATTTTTACGACAGGCTGACCGATGAGACGCTCGATGACGCACAGGAAGTCATCGAAAAAGGGGAAGCCAAGAACAGCCTTATGAAACACATCTCCAAGCTTCCCAAGGAACAAAGGGAAGTGGTAATGCTTAGGCATTATTACGAGATGTCATTTAAAGAGATAGCTGAACTGACCAATGTGTCGATCAATACGGCACTTGGAAGAATGAGATATGCTCTTATTAACCTGAGAAAAATGTTTGATAAAGAACATGGAAAAGAAGAAAAATATGTCGAACGTAGATGA
- a CDS encoding ParA family protein: MGKVISVANQKGGVGKTTTAINLAASLAAIEHTTLLIDIDPQSNSTSGTGFEYKAIEYSVYQVMVEGYNAGKAVKKTELPYLDVIPSHINLVGAEIEMVDRPHREKILRNAITDIRDEYDFIIIDCPPSLGLLTINALTASDSVLIPVQCEYFALEGLGQLLNTIKIVRQHLNTDLDIEGVVLTMYDTRTRLSNQVAEEVKRYFDNRVFETVISRNIRLAEAPSFGKPALLYDSVSIGSKNYLALAKEIVRRNKKRFKHSSVFAEKNKQASN; this comes from the coding sequence ATGGGAAAAGTTATCTCTGTAGCAAACCAAAAAGGTGGAGTAGGAAAGACAACAACAGCTATAAACCTGGCAGCAAGTCTTGCAGCGATAGAGCACACTACACTGCTTATCGATATTGATCCGCAGAGCAATTCCACAAGCGGCACCGGGTTTGAGTACAAGGCTATAGAGTACTCCGTGTATCAGGTCATGGTAGAAGGATACAATGCCGGGAAGGCAGTAAAAAAAACCGAATTGCCTTATCTGGATGTCATACCTTCACACATCAACCTTGTTGGTGCCGAAATTGAAATGGTAGACAGACCTCACAGGGAGAAGATCCTCAGAAATGCCATTACCGATATCAGGGACGAATATGATTTTATCATCATTGACTGTCCGCCGTCGCTGGGATTGCTTACAATTAATGCACTGACCGCTTCTGATTCGGTTCTCATTCCTGTACAGTGTGAATATTTCGCGCTCGAGGGTCTGGGGCAGCTTCTCAATACCATAAAAATCGTGCGCCAGCATCTGAACACGGATCTTGACATCGAGGGTGTTGTGCTTACGATGTATGACACGCGGACAAGGCTTTCCAATCAGGTTGCCGAAGAGGTCAAAAGATATTTCGACAACCGGGTATTTGAAACGGTCATCTCCCGTAATATCAGGCTTGCCGAAGCACCCAGTTTCGGCAAACCGGCTTTATTGTATGACTCCGTCTCTATCGGGTCGAAAAATTATCTGGCACTGGCAAAGGAGATTGTCAGGAGAAACAAAAAACGTTTTAAACACAGCTCCGTATTCGCTGAAAAGAATAAGCAGGCATCAAATTAA
- the uvrC gene encoding excinuclease ABC subunit UvrC has translation MNKNLLQKLDNLTSEPGVYQFKDDSGEVIYVGKAKRLNQRVRSYFQKSADHTGKIQALVRKISDLDVIITDSEAEALILENNLIKKHRPRYNILYRDDKTYPYICISNEERPRVFPTRTIIRDGSRYYGPYDHVGKMRLMLETIRKAFRLCTCACSSRMIDHSRGMPKWGKCFEDYFENCSYETEPEEYKQKINQVVRLLNGHTRELIRDLKHDMDALSENLEFEKAAVLRDGILSLEKYSSKMKMVSADGLDRDVFAIESDWDENVACGVLFQVREGKLIGKYHRFLKNIEGRDRKTLLQSFMEDYYTSALSGTVPDEVCMGNELQNDEPLFEYLWQSKNRKVPLTVPQRGEKAQMVQMARANASLLLKEWVLEKIKADQGRVPHSVKALERDLQLQRLPRRIECFDISNFQGAYTVGSMVCFVDGQPRKSEYKRFHIKDVDGPDDFASMRQVVRRRYERLKQTGGQLPDLVVVDGGKGQLSGSVETLKEIGMHNDLAVIGLAKRLEEIFFPGETYPVMIPKSSSSLKLLQRIRDEAHRFAITFHRDVRSKQTFRSELQEIPGIGVKSSEKLIKHFGSAAEVAKQDFETLKQVVGKKSATAVFSYFSPEQKEEK, from the coding sequence ATGAATAAAAACCTTTTACAGAAACTGGACAACCTGACATCCGAGCCCGGAGTGTATCAGTTCAAAGATGATTCCGGCGAAGTCATTTATGTGGGAAAGGCAAAGCGCCTGAACCAGAGGGTGCGGTCATACTTTCAAAAATCTGCAGATCATACCGGGAAAATCCAGGCACTTGTCCGGAAAATTTCCGATCTCGATGTAATTATTACCGATTCTGAGGCCGAAGCGCTGATCCTCGAAAATAACCTGATTAAAAAACACCGGCCCAGATACAATATTTTATACAGGGATGACAAAACATACCCTTATATCTGTATTTCAAACGAGGAACGGCCCCGGGTGTTTCCTACACGTACCATAATCAGGGACGGAAGCCGGTATTACGGACCCTATGATCATGTCGGCAAGATGAGACTGATGCTCGAAACCATTCGCAAAGCCTTCCGGCTGTGCACGTGTGCCTGTTCTTCAAGAATGATCGACCACAGCAGAGGAATGCCGAAATGGGGTAAATGTTTTGAAGATTATTTTGAAAACTGTTCGTATGAAACAGAACCGGAGGAGTATAAACAAAAGATAAATCAGGTTGTGAGGCTGCTTAACGGACACACACGTGAGCTTATACGGGATTTGAAACATGATATGGATGCCTTATCTGAAAATCTCGAATTTGAAAAAGCAGCCGTTCTCAGAGATGGTATCCTGTCGCTGGAAAAGTACAGTTCCAAAATGAAAATGGTGTCTGCCGACGGACTGGACAGAGATGTTTTTGCCATAGAGTCGGATTGGGACGAGAATGTGGCATGCGGCGTGCTCTTCCAGGTCAGGGAGGGAAAACTGATTGGCAAATACCATCGCTTTCTTAAAAACATTGAAGGCCGTGACCGGAAGACGTTACTGCAGTCCTTCATGGAAGACTACTATACAAGTGCTTTATCCGGAACCGTTCCGGATGAAGTCTGCATGGGGAATGAACTGCAAAATGATGAGCCGCTGTTTGAATATCTCTGGCAAAGCAAAAACAGAAAGGTTCCTCTGACGGTACCGCAAAGAGGGGAGAAGGCGCAGATGGTTCAGATGGCCAGGGCAAATGCTTCTTTGCTTCTGAAGGAATGGGTTCTTGAAAAAATTAAGGCAGATCAGGGCAGGGTGCCGCATTCTGTGAAAGCACTTGAGAGGGATTTGCAATTGCAGCGCCTGCCAAGAAGGATTGAATGCTTTGATATTTCCAATTTTCAGGGTGCATATACGGTCGGTTCGATGGTTTGCTTTGTTGACGGGCAGCCGCGAAAGAGTGAATACAAACGTTTTCACATAAAGGATGTCGACGGACCGGATGATTTCGCATCGATGAGACAGGTAGTCAGGCGCAGATATGAACGTTTAAAGCAAACCGGCGGGCAGCTCCCTGACCTTGTTGTTGTCGATGGAGGCAAAGGCCAGCTTTCAGGTTCGGTAGAAACACTGAAGGAGATCGGAATGCATAATGACCTGGCGGTAATTGGATTGGCAAAAAGACTTGAGGAGATCTTTTTCCCCGGCGAAACGTATCCGGTCATGATACCAAAATCATCATCAAGCCTTAAGCTGTTGCAGCGAATCAGGGATGAAGCTCACAGATTTGCCATCACCTTTCATCGTGATGTAAGAAGCAAACAGACATTCCGTTCCGAACTGCAGGAAATCCCCGGAATCGGGGTGAAATCATCAGAAAAATTGATAAAGCATTTTGGTTCGGCAGCTGAAGTGGCAAAACAGGACTTTGAGACTTTGAAACAGGTTGTCGGGAAAAAATCAGCCACAGCAGTCTTCTCATACTTTTCACCGGAACAAAAAGAAGAAAAATAA
- a CDS encoding RluA family pseudouridine synthase, whose amino-acid sequence MTQDGQIYHNIEILFEDNHLLVINKPSNMLSQADKSGKPDVQSVMKTYLKEKYEKPGNVFLALVQRLDHPVGGTMVLARTSKAASRLSEQIRTRTVKKEYLAVVEGHVVNQGRLVHYLRKNNARKKAEICREGTPGAQKAELDLTVKQISGKRSLVHIRLHTGRFHQIRAQLAAAGYPVAGDRKYGAMPLPDNSLALICSSVTFNHPVTKKVMSFKTETPGELPWTRFR is encoded by the coding sequence ATGACGCAAGACGGACAAATATATCACAATATAGAGATATTGTTTGAGGACAATCACCTGCTGGTCATAAACAAGCCATCAAACATGCTTTCCCAGGCTGACAAATCCGGGAAGCCGGATGTCCAGTCGGTTATGAAAACGTATCTCAAGGAAAAGTATGAGAAGCCCGGAAATGTTTTTCTGGCACTTGTGCAGCGCCTTGACCATCCTGTGGGTGGTACAATGGTGCTGGCGCGTACGTCCAAAGCAGCTTCCCGTTTATCTGAACAAATCAGAACCAGAACTGTCAAAAAAGAGTATCTCGCTGTTGTTGAGGGTCATGTGGTGAATCAGGGCCGGCTTGTACATTATCTCAGAAAAAACAATGCAAGGAAAAAAGCAGAGATATGCCGCGAGGGAACTCCGGGAGCTCAAAAAGCCGAGCTGGATTTGACAGTAAAGCAAATAAGCGGCAAGCGGTCACTTGTTCACATCCGTCTGCATACCGGCCGGTTTCACCAGATACGAGCACAACTTGCAGCAGCAGGATATCCGGTTGCGGGTGACCGGAAGTACGGAGCCATGCCGTTGCCGGACAATTCGCTGGCACTTATTTGCAGCAGTGTGACATTCAATCATCCTGTCACAAAAAAAGTCATGAGTTTTAAAACGGAAACTCCCGGAGAACTCCCCTGGACCCGGTTCCGCTGA